The Equus quagga isolate Etosha38 chromosome 19, UCLA_HA_Equagga_1.0, whole genome shotgun sequence DNA segment GAGGGCGTGCTGGAGAAGCGCAGCGACGGGCTGCTGCAGCTCTGGAAGAAAAAGTGCTGCATCCTCACTGAGGAGGGGCTCCTGCTCATCCCGCCCAAGCAGCTGcaacaccagcagcagcagcagcagcccggGCAGGGGCCGGCCGAGCCGTCCCAACCCGGAGGCCCCGCCGTGGCCGGCCTCGAGCCGCCGGTCAAGCTCAAGGAATTACACTTTTCCAACATGAAGACCGTGGACTGTGTGGAGCGCAAGGGCAAGTACATGTACTTCACTGTGGTGATGGCCGAGGGCAAGGAGATCGACTTTCGGTGCCCGCAGGACCAGGGCTGGAACGCCGAGATCACGCTGCAGATGGTGCAGTACAAGAACCGTCAGGCCATCCTGGCGGTCAAGTCCACGCGGCAGAAGCAACAGCACCTGGTCCAGCAGCAACCCCCGCAGCCGCAGCCGCAGCCGCAGCTTCAGCCtcaaccccagccccagccgcagccccagccccagccgcaGCCCCAAGCCaatccccagccccacctccagccgCTCCACCCGTATCCGCACCTGCACCCGCACCCGCACCAGCACCCACTCCCGCACCAGCACCAGCAGCCGCTCTCGCAGCCGCACGGCCACCGGCTTCTCCGCAGCACCTCCAACTCGGCCTGAAGGGGGCAGCACCCGCGCCGGAGGAGGTAAGCGCCGGCGACCCGGGCTCCCGGGGCCGTTCCGAAGAGCGGCTTTCGGGGTGCGGGGAGGAGTAGGAAGCCTGCTCCCGGGTTTGGCTCTCGGGTGGAAAAATGAGAAGCTATTCGAAGTTTCTGggaaggtggagaaaagggaagcaagCCGGGGCCGGGAGCGGCGGCGcagagaagggggctgggggacCCGCGCCGGGCGGGCGGGCCTCGCGGGCCGCCTCCCTGCCGGCCCCGCGCGTGGGCGGGGGTGCGCGCCCCGGCGACACCGCGGCCTCTCTCCGGGGCCCAGGCGCCACGTAACTGGGTCTGGGCGCTCGAGGGAGCGACCCTGGTGACTTTCTGGGCACGCTTTGTCCGCCGGCCCGGCCCGAAAAGAACTGGGTTATGGAGGATTGTGAGCCGCCCACTTCATTCCATGTCATTTCTTTCCAGGTTTTGAGGACTTGAGGAAGTGGGACGAGCACCTTTCTATTGTCTTCACTTGGCTCCAAAACAAGACGGTCTCCCCGCCCCGCGCCAGATCAAGTAGTTTGGACATCA contains these protein-coding regions:
- the PHLDA1 gene encoding pleckstrin homology-like domain family A member 1, with product MRRAPAAGRSSALGFSPQRGRREPPFPLGVARGRGGWPIQKRREGARPVPCSERSREDGGGPAARGGGTLWRLRTRLPPCPDPDRPPLCLLRLSFLCALRAGGRGRRWGEDGARLLLLPPARAAASGEAEPSGGPPYAGRMLESSGCKALKEGVLEKRSDGLLQLWKKKCCILTEEGLLLIPPKQLQHQQQQQQPGQGPAEPSQPGGPAVAGLEPPVKLKELHFSNMKTVDCVERKGKYMYFTVVMAEGKEIDFRCPQDQGWNAEITLQMVQYKNRQAILAVKSTRQKQQHLVQQQPPQPQPQPQLQPQPQPQPQPQPQPQPQANPQPHLQPLHPYPHLHPHPHQHPLPHQHQQPLSQPHGHRLLRSTSNSA